In one Alosa alosa isolate M-15738 ecotype Scorff River chromosome 14, AALO_Geno_1.1, whole genome shotgun sequence genomic region, the following are encoded:
- the c6ast4 gene encoding six-cysteine containing astacin protease 4 isoform X1, translating into MAVFKFAVGLLALLLLSAWAEEVETENAVEEDTTAELSVSELLDRANRDLTPDFDEPELMGDIAILNEAERNADPCTSRDCLWQKYSDGKVYVPYVIQNHYSSRELSIIQRGLDSFASSSCIRFKLRSNERDYISIESRSGCYSYVGRTGNAQTVSLSRSGCLYHSTVQHELLHALGFNHEQTRNDRDNHIRVYWENIIDDMKYNFNKINTLNQGTPYDYNSVMQYERYAFSKNNLPTMEPIPNSNAALGKATEMSQNDITRLNRLYKCCE; encoded by the exons ATGGCTGTGTTCAAGTTCGCTGTGGGTCTGCTGGCTCTGTTGCTGCTCTCTGCCTGGGCTGAGGAGGTCGAG ACAG AGAATGCTGTGGAGGAGGACACCACTGCTGAGCTGTCTGTCTCCGAGCTGCTGGACAGAGCCAACCGGGACCTGA CTCCTGACTTCGACGAGCCTGAGCTGATGGGAGACATCGCCATCCTCAACGAGGCGGAGAGGAATGCTGACCCCTGCACCTCCCGCGACTGCCTGTGGCAAAAGTACAGTGATGGCAAGGTCTACGTGCCCTACGTCATTCAGAACCACTACT CCTCCCGCGAGCTGTCCATTATCCAGCGTGGCCTGGACTCAttcgcctcctcctcctgcatccGCTTCAAGCTCCGCTCCAACGAGAGGGACTACATCAGCATTGAGTCTCGCAGTGG ATGCTACTCTTACGTTGGTCGTACTGGTAACGCTCAGACCGTGTCCCTGAGCCGCTCCGGCTGCCTGTACCACAGCACCGTCCAGCACGAGCTGCTCCACGCTCTGGGCTTCAACCACGAGCAGACCCGCAACGACCGTGACAACCACATCCGCGTCTACTGGGAGAACATCATCGATG acatgaaatacaaCTTCAACAAGATCAACACCCTCAACCAGGGAACTCCCTATGACTACAACTCTGTTATGCAGTATGAGAG GTACGCCTTCTCCAAGAACAACCTCCCCACCATGGAGCCCATTCCCAACAGCAACGCTGCTCTTGGCAAGGCCACCGAGATGAGCCAGAACGACATCACCAGGCTCAACAGGCTGTACAAGTGCTGTGAGTAG
- the c6ast4 gene encoding six-cysteine containing astacin protease 4 isoform X2, translating to MAVFKFAVGLLALLLLSAWAEEVETENAVEEDTTAELSVSELLDRANRDLTPDFDEPELMGDIAILNEAERNADPCTSRDCLWQKYSDGKVYVPYVIQNHYSSRELSIIQRGLDSFASSSCIRFKLRSNERDYISIESRSGCYSYVGRTGNAQTVSLSRSGCLYHSTVQHELLHALGFNHEQTRNDRDNHIRVYWENIIDDMKYNFNKINTLNQGTPYDYNSVMQYERYAFSKNNLPTMEPIPNSNAALGKATEMSQNDITRLNRLYKC from the exons ATGGCTGTGTTCAAGTTCGCTGTGGGTCTGCTGGCTCTGTTGCTGCTCTCTGCCTGGGCTGAGGAGGTCGAG ACAG AGAATGCTGTGGAGGAGGACACCACTGCTGAGCTGTCTGTCTCCGAGCTGCTGGACAGAGCCAACCGGGACCTGA CTCCTGACTTCGACGAGCCTGAGCTGATGGGAGACATCGCCATCCTCAACGAGGCGGAGAGGAATGCTGACCCCTGCACCTCCCGCGACTGCCTGTGGCAAAAGTACAGTGATGGCAAGGTCTACGTGCCCTACGTCATTCAGAACCACTACT CCTCCCGCGAGCTGTCCATTATCCAGCGTGGCCTGGACTCAttcgcctcctcctcctgcatccGCTTCAAGCTCCGCTCCAACGAGAGGGACTACATCAGCATTGAGTCTCGCAGTGG ATGCTACTCTTACGTTGGTCGTACTGGTAACGCTCAGACCGTGTCCCTGAGCCGCTCCGGCTGCCTGTACCACAGCACCGTCCAGCACGAGCTGCTCCACGCTCTGGGCTTCAACCACGAGCAGACCCGCAACGACCGTGACAACCACATCCGCGTCTACTGGGAGAACATCATCGATG acatgaaatacaaCTTCAACAAGATCAACACCCTCAACCAGGGAACTCCCTATGACTACAACTCTGTTATGCAGTATGAGAG GTACGCCTTCTCCAAGAACAACCTCCCCACCATGGAGCCCATTCCCAACAGCAACGCTGCTCTTGGCAAGGCCACCGAGATGAGCCAGAACGACATCACCAGGCTCAACAGGCTGTACAAGTGCT AA